From the genome of Xyrauchen texanus isolate HMW12.3.18 chromosome 7, RBS_HiC_50CHRs, whole genome shotgun sequence:
CTTAATTGTTTTTGTTCCCTATATGGGCATGGATGGGGCGGATTTTTTCATGCACTGCCACGTGACATCAACCAGCTAGTTATAAATTTAGCAACAGCAATAGCAGAATAATTTGTTCATGTGACTTTTGAattgtgtgcaaaaccacgctgtggtcaataaattATGTGCCGACGTTCCACTTATAGTGACGAACGAAACAACGTGAAactaaaaagtctttcaggaagtgtctcggctgttggccgcacacggctaccaccggacctaccaacagtttagggagaagttaaaaaaaattaaattgactACAGAagcatcaaggaccacaacagcctgAGTGGTTCAAACTGAAGAAAGTGGAcatggttcaaccaaatggacactatctatggcaatagaTGGGACGGAGAGTGTCCTGGACTTGGCCACGGCGTTGTTGGAgcccatgatggaggatggtgcGTTTTGTTACATTacctctatattctgcttgaaagcttcactttatttagttgaccagctactggaaagcttgcttctaaaacaaccaggccaatttaactgttacacttgtgtaaaatcaccatgcaacaactgctttatgcagcacaatgagctagtagctaacagctagctgtcaagttattgtttatggtcagtaatgtttgtgtcacgtttaagatgatgtcagggcagtagaggcggcgcaactatgattatcagcctataatcccacccacgttgaggcggcactagactgcagtggaaaagcaagctcagaaaagtaaagcaaacagagtcgagtcaaaccgtaatgtgcagtggaaaaatgcaataagaacagtgaaactgttgcactgtcaATTTGATAGCATCTGCTTAATGAGATAAGCAGCACTCAAATTAAGTTTCACTTGAAAGTGAATGTCCATTAGTGAGGTTTCATTTGTGAATGATTCAGTATTTTGAAACAAATCTTTCAAGTTAACAAATCATTCTCATTCACCTCAATACACAAGGCTCAtttgagatgagcaagttctgCACAGAAGTGATTACCGTTGATCAGTGGCAGGTGCATGTCAGTTAGAAATCTGTCCGACTTGCTCATGGTGACGTATGCCAAAAAAGCCAGGTGGCTCAGTTAGATTTTTCCAGCTGAGCAAGCTgcaagcatgatgggaaacaacTTGCAGATGGCACAGCTTAATGCtcattggattaaaaaaaaacttgatatttcattctcttcaaaaaaaaataattgatttctttaatatcatgttttatgttCAGTAATTACACTCACCTagaggattattaggaacacctgttcaatttgtcattaatgcaattatctaatcaaccaattacatggcagttgcttcaatgcatttaggggtgtggtcctggtcaagacaatctcctgaactccaaactgaatgtctgaatgggaaagaaaggtgatttaagcgattttgagcgtggcatggttgttggtgccagacgggtatttcacaatctgctcagttactgggattttcacgcacaaccatttctagggtttacaaagaatggtgtgaaaagggaaaaacatccagtatgcggcagtcctgtggacgaaaatgccttgttgatgctagaggtcagaggagaatgggccgactgattcaagctgatagaagagcaactttgcctgaaataaccactcgttacaaccgaggtatgcagcaaagcatttgtgaagccacaacatgcacaaccttgaggcggatgggctacaacagcagaagaccccaccggtaccactcatctccactacaaataggaaaaagaggctacaatttgcaagagctcaccaaaattggacagttgaagactggaaaaatgttgcctggtctgatgagtctcgatttctgttgagacattcagatggtagagtcagaatttggtgtaaacagaatgagaacatggatccatcatgccttgttaccactgtgcaggctggtggtggtggtgtaatggtgtgggggatgttttcttggcacactttaggccccttagtgccaattgggcatcgtttaaatgccacggcctacctgagcattgtttctgaccatgtccatccctttatggctaccatgtacccatcctctgatggttacttccagcaggataatgcaccatgtcacaaagctcgaatcatttcaaattggtttcttgaacatgacaatgagttcactgtactaaaatggcccccacagtcaccagatctcaacccaatagagcatctttgggatgtggtggaacgggagcttcgtgccctggatgtgcatcccacaaatctccatcaactgcaagatgctatcctatcaatattggccaacatttctaaagaatgctttcagcaccttgttgaatcaatgccacgtagaattaaggccgttctgaaggcgaaagggggtcaaacacagtattagtatggtgttcctaataatcctttaggtgagtgtatatgtgaatATCCCCAACACAATCTATGGGATATGCGAGTTTTATCATATTTCTGAACTATTTAAACTACAAATGGATGGAAAGACACGTCTTATTGGCTAAATTAAATAACAGGTACATTGAATGTctttttcatcatatttattttcatcttaaagcaacagaatttaaattttatcCAATTTATCAGCAAGAGCGCATGAACATGAATCCTGCCTTTGATCTCATAGGTGACTGATCCACTATGAGATGTGAGAATTATCCTCAGCTGACATCTGTTTCCTCTTTGACAGGTACACAGGTCTTTAGACTTTGCATTGCACACAGTCATCCACAAGAAGTGTTCGGCCAAACTATTGTTTTCCCATCGTTGATATTTAAACTTTCGGGAAGTCATTACTATAATGagatattatttatgtttatatttataacaatacTTAACTATATAAtacttaaataatatttgttgaaTAATCAATTCAGTTTCTCCGCTTGTACACATTGCAATAGGCAAGCGCTATATAGTAAAGTAGCTGGCTGAGATTTTAGCGGAAATACATAGGCTGCGTGCCGTGCGTTGTCCATTGTCCAATTTGACAGCACATATTTTACTCCTCCCCTGACTGCAGCCGTCTACTCTCGGGATGGGCAAATCGATCCAAAAGTATCGTTATTTCCGATACTGAAGTTGTATCTAAAATATTgattctcacacaaaaatatagataaaaaaaaattgtaaactagggatattattatttggttaccatgaacatgaacaataatcataaacTTCAAAGTGAAATGAGGCTACATATCATGGTTTCACCTGCAGAATGAATTCACCCCTTCACTAAACTAGTTGAATAGGTCGTTTGAGTGAACAAGATGAGACGTCTCATTCATAAATTAACTGAATGTACTGATACACTTGTTCGCGAAAGACTTGAATGACTGGGTTAAACGACTGAACGAGAGGAGGCATGTTGTTCTTTCAGTTCGGCATGCTAATCAATTGCAttcaacaaggagagaaagaggTGAAATGtactaaaacacatttaaaggtATGCAAAATCATAATTCCtaatttatgaatgtgtaaaaatgactgaAGACCATGAAGCCCAGCATTTGACAAAATAGGATTTGTGGTGAAAACAGTTATGGCAtttaaactctatttttaaaATATCTTCGTACATTTGTAGACATGCGAAATCCCTTTGCGTTGCTTTTAAAGACTGACTTTAGTTTAAGCCAAGAGCATTCAAGAACGGGCAGTGAAGGAGCTTATCATTGGTTTGACTAACTGAATGAATACTCACCTTTACTGAAATAgtagcagggctccagactgcatccaaaataaatgatagtgacaataatttaaaatctagtcactATTGGCAACGTGTGCTTTCGGGATGTGTGCTTTCATATgtggtttcgtcagatatcagagatattgaatacatctttagagtaTTCACCCTTTCTGTTGATGATATAAGCTCGCTGGCTGCACACGACATCAAACATAAATGatgtccaatttgtgaacaaattaCTTTTGAACCGGGTCTAGTTAATGAATCACCCgacaagatttgttttttttaaatcacccgACAAGAGCTcttttgaactcaggagctcaggttagcagtttgaatttgattcactttctcagtgaaTCAGCTGTAAGTGAGTTCACAACTGGGAGCGCAGACATCTCAAAATAGTAGTCCCATTCTTATTTCGGCTTGTGTAAATTAAAAGTTCTGTGTTTTGCACCAAATATTTTTCCCCCGGTTATTATTGTCACGTTCAGTCTGCACCTTTttccaggactcttattttgaagttctctccctcactacatttcccataagccactGCCCTGATCACTCCTTTATTGTCCCCACCTGTTTGTCATTCCCTCGTCTAATCCTTTGTGCATATATACCCTTCAGTTTCTCCTAGTTtctgtcagtccttgaagtgttatgTTTAGAGTGTGATGTTTACCCCAGTGTTTGCTCCTACCCCAGTGTTTGCTCCTACCCCAGTGTTTGCTCCTACCCCAGTGTTTGCtcctactccagtgtttgctcctactccagtgtttgctcctactccagtgtttgctcctactccagtgtttgctcctactccagtgtttattattaaaggattGAAAGTTCCTACTCCAACGACTCCAAAGCACACCAAGCGTTacaattattgattgggattggagtagcacaataaacgaCATCTGGCAtgtcattcaatttgcactcttgtagtctttGTGTCTGGGCCAATTCActgtaaagaaatacaaatatttttttctctatatatatataactgctcacaaagtatagtcaggacattacttatgtaaaaacaaaacagcaccatcactgtttgaaaaagtacatttttatcaaatctgGACAGGCGCCATTtccagccatcactccaacaccttatccttgagtaatcatgctaaattgctaatttggtactataaaatcacttgccattatattaaacacagttgaaagatatttggtttgttaaatgaagcttaacatagtctttgtgtttgtttttgaattgtcacaatatgcaatagactggcatgtcttaacagctttctctagaaactcgtcagtcaatcattgttttgaggaatgaaggctatacaatgcttgaaaatgccaaaaaacggaagatttcaaacaaaggtgtacactaacatcttcaaagacaaaggacaacaggctctaacaatgacagaaagagatgtggaaggcaagATGTAccactaaacaagaggataagtacatcagagactctagtttgagaaattgatggctcacatgtcctcagcttcattgaattctaccccctcaacaccagtttcatgtacaacagaaaagagaagactcaagggtgcaggccttattgaaagaagaaaaagccacttttgaaacagaaaaacaaaaatacaattttagagtgGGCAAGTAAAcagagacattggacaacagataattggaaaagagtgttatgggtcTTAACCCCAATGAGCTTTTGTTGTATCAGCtagactgtatgtgtgtgagaattgtcagacaagacagccacatctaatgcaagtgctacaggaagcgtggggtgaaatatcacctgagtatctggacaaactgacagctagaatgcctaggatctgcaaagctgtcactgGGAGGATTTTTTGGTTAGAACTCTTTGAATTAGTTAAGATAAGAagttcagaatggtgccaaaaaatgaaatgccttgttgatgagagaggtcaaagaaaggccagactggttcgaactgacaaagtctacggtatgGTAAAATAACAATATTAGGTAGGATTTATGAGGATTCCTCACAGATCTACCTTTATTATTgtgaataaatcctttgaactgttcctctgctcttagGTCTGTTTGTCTCACTCTCACCGCTCTGACAGGAAGAGCTAAAATCTTCTAACACTCTGTAATGATACTTAATGAACTTAAAGGCCTGAGTGAGCAGCCCAGTGGTACCTCCATTATAGCTGGGTGGCTTAGACTAGCCAGAGCTGCCAATCACTCGGTTTTCCACCATTCTACAGCTTTGTTGGAGCTTGGCTATTGACCATCTGGCAGTTGTAACAAAGCAACCAGCACAGAGCACAAAAGACACTATCTGGGCTCAGACTCCCACTAACAACCAGTTATTTACACCATCAGACTGCGACTGGGACTGGCCTCTCTCCAAATTACTGCTGACTAGAAATACACTTTCATGACATGAAACTGAGTTTACATTTCAAGgatgtgaaaaacaaaaatctgtaAAGTAATTGAGAAAGATTTCTGTTTTTGTGCGtgcatttttaaatttattaCAATCGCAGCATTGTGCtgtcaaatattattttataatgacCACAGCATTGTATATTTAACAGTTGTCCATGTCAACATACCAAAGAGAGGACTTAAAAATAGAAGACATGTTATATTGCAGCTAAATACTGTATGTTAGCTAACTAGTCCATAGTCcataataaagtgcctgacatggtcttctgctgttatggcccatccgcctcaaggttcgaagtgcattctgatatgatattctaatcagttgtacagagtggttatctgagttgtcatagcctttctgtcagctcgaacaagtctggccattctctctcataaacaaggcatttccatccacagaactgccgctcaatggatgtttttgtttctggcaccattctaagtaaactttagagactgttgagcatgaaaatcccaggagatgggatgaaaatcccaggagaccagcagttacagaaatactcaaatcagcccatctggcaccaacaatcatgctatggtcgaaatcactgagattacgtttttttccccattctgaaggttgaactttaactgaagctcctgacccatatctgcatgattttatgcattgcactccAGCCACACAATTTGCTGATTGGATAATCatatgaataattaggtgtacatgtgttcctaaagtgtttagtgagtgtatatgtattgtTTGGGTTATGTGAATACACTAAAATGCTCTCTCGCCCACAGAAAGGTAAAACATGTTAAGAAAATATGAGGTTTCTCACGTTAGATTTTGAAAAGATCTCTTCCATTATGCCACTCTGCTGGGCCTTTAAATGCTCAGTTTAAGCAGCTTGGCCATTGTGTTGAGGCCTTATTGAATAGATGTCTTTGGGAGGACTCTGAATAGACACAGGCAAACCACAAAGACTGTCTTGCATTTCAAATTGATGTCCTGGCCTACAGCACTGCTGTGCTGGGACAAGATGGTCTTAGGGTTCACACAGAGATGATGGGGAGCAGATGGAAAAGCATTGTTTATCCGAAATCCAGTTATAAATATAGAATGGTACCTATTAACAAATCTGACAATCAGCAtggaaaaagaaaaactttttcaAACCTTCTGAGCAATCCATTTTCAAAGAGTTTTCCAGTCAttcatgattactggataaggattgcACATAAAACATAAAGGTATTTTAgccaatgaaatattttagagctattataactacaaacaaaaaaaaattattattcaaacattattaaaaaaaaaaaaggtctggaAATcgcatttttttttactcatattttttttagattttccaTGACCCTGGAAAAATTGCtaataaaaaaatccagaaaCTGACATGTgatcaataaataactaaataattcaAATGTTTCTTCAGAAATTGAGAACTGTTATACAGCATATTTCAAACGAAAGGCACTGTATGTCATCTTGCATTTCAGGACACTAATAAACTAATACAATTTATATAAACAGTTTGTACAATACTCTTATACTCAATACTCAATACTCTGCACTTTTTCATCTCCGAAACATTTCCAAACTCCgcccctccctctctttttctgatgcagagatgctGGTGCATGCCTTTGTCTCCTCCAGGCTTGACTACTGCAATTCACTACTTGTTGGGATCCCTGGCAGGAGCATACAAAGATTGCAGTACATTCAGAACTGCGCTGCCAGGGTCCTGATGGGGGTTCGTAAAATTGAGCACATCACACCCATCCTCCAAAaacttcactggctccctgttagACTCAGGATTGATTATAAGATCTGTCTCCTGACCTATCAGTGTGTCTACGGTAGCGCACCAGTGTACCTTAAAGAACTAATTATTTGCATAATCCACACCGACATCTCCGCTCTTCTGACAGCTacaggagaagcgatctatctacaggagtctgcagttgtatgtaagtgtgtttatttcattgtttttaacgttgttatagtggtattcattgctagatcaggtgctgtttgtttactgtctttaacgcgggtcgcttagacgtgtgCTTGGTGTGtgcgcgctatatttgtgttgacttgtcccatagtattcgctgatagaattgctagacttgtttaaacttgtcacgtaggattcgttgctagatttgcttagacttcgggttggttatcctgtgtgtgtgtaaaactttcgtcgttttagtgtctgcaaacagtgcttcactggtttcagagtattatttattgctaagtgcagcataatttatttgcgctgtacagaagttgcgtttgttcccgcgcaaccctgagtttcggtttcgggtgaccacgtgactagctttgttgtgataagtagcattaaggcgtggccagCGCCAGGTAAACTATTTAAACTGTTAGAAACATAGTCAttcaggagaagcgatctatctacaggagtctgcagttgtatgtaagtgtgtttatttcattgtttttaacgttgttatagtggtattcattgctagatcaggtgctgtttgtttactgtctttaacgcgggtcgcttagacgtgtgCTTGGTGTGtgcgcgctatatttgtgttgacttgtcccatagtattcgctgatagaattgctagacttgtttaaacttgtcacgtaggattcgttgctagatttgcttagacttcgggttggttatcctgtgtgtgtgtaaaactttcgtcgttttagtgtctgcaaacagtgcttcactggtttcagagtattatttattgctaagtgcagcataatttatttgcgctgtacagaagttgcgtttgttcccgcgcaaccctgagtttcggtttcgggtgaccacgtgactagctttgttgtgataagtagcattaaggcgtggctgcttttttccactgaacggctcgtaaaagttgttatttattggacttaatgctgacgcggaagcggcagcggaagtggtggccctcatgtgaagacctacttgggtaaagaccagcgagtctacctgtgcgagtccaccgagcaaggacactgacaaggctccactcaccaaagcacataagtatttttctattctatctcttttattattttacttatacatacatactaagatgtctagttcactaataacacatgccttcaagcacatccctgttatctgttgtagaccgttcacaagatacagatgcaagacaaaacgcaacccacacaacctacggccgctttgcacatcaacacctgctccactctcgttctcagtgggactctggaactgccagtctgctgtgaacaaagctgccttcattccggctttcgccacgcagtccaccctcagcatcctggcactgacagagacatggatacgtcctgaggatacagcaacacctgctgctctctctaacaacttctccttctcccacacccctcgacatactggtaggggtgggggaacaggtttgctcattcataataactggactttttcaccacatgcttcactatgtaacaatacatcttttgaattccatgccattactacaatgcaacccacaaaaatacatgttgttgtcatctatcgcccccaggtcagctgacaagctttcttgaggaattggatgtcctgctgtcctccttgccagaggatggcaggccacttgtggttcttggtgatttcaacatacaccaggacaaaccccaggccattgaactgaatactcttctggcctcatttgacttggaaagactacacaccacagcaactcacaggtcgggcaaccagctggacctcatttttacacgtaactgtaccacctctaatattcttgttacacctttacatgtttctgatcactactttgttcaattcaacatgattctcccatccattgtaaaaccgaccccacctttggtttcctttcgccgtaacctccgttccctctcaccctctcgcctttccactgatgtctctgcctctcttcccacaataaatgtattttccatgcttgatgtgaacactgccacagacacacttagctctactttaacaacctgtctagacaacatctgtcctctctcctctagaccagcacggactacaccacccagcccctggctgtctgacatccttcgtgaacatcggactgttctcagggcagctgagaggagatggcggaaatctaaagatccagctgatctaggtaaatatcagcttctgctcgcaactttttcaaataacgttaaaactgcaaaaacttcatattaccagaccaaaatcaacagcaccacagacactcgtagcttgtttagaacatttaacacacttctctgccctcccctccaccacctgacacatcactgacagcagatatattcgccacattttttactgataaggttacagccatcagcaatacattcacagcaccacaccctgtcaaacacctggctcctgtatgcaacccttctttcactatgttctctcctttaactgacactgaggtctctaaactcctcctctccaaccaccccacaacctgttcccttgaccccattccatcacaccttctccaggccatctctccgtccatcctaccggcacttacacacataattaacacatctcttcttgcaggcacttttcccactacatttaagcaggctcgagtaaccccactgctgaaaaaacctgcacttaaccccacacagatagaacactacagaccagtctctctcatcccattcatggcaaaaacacttgaaagggcagttttcaatcagatctccgcctatctctcacagaacaagctgctggatgacaatcagtcgggcttcaaaagtggacactccactgagactgccctgctgtctgtcatcgagtcgctgagactggcgagagctgaatcgagatcatccgttctgattttgctggacctttctgctgcctttgacacagtcaaccatcagatcctactctccaccctctctaaactgggtatcactggaactgtgcttgactggttcaactcttatctctcagaaaggtcctttgaggtagcatggagagggaagtatccaagccacaccagttacttactggggtacctcagggatcagtgcttgggccacttctcttctccatatacacaacatcactgggacccatcatccagtcacatggtttctcttaccactgctacgctgatgacacgcaactctacttgtctttccagcccaacgacaccacagtgaccgttcgaatcgctgcctgtctggcagacatctcggcctggatgaaggaacaccaccttcaactcaaccctgccaagacagaactccttgtctttccagccaaccctgctgttgaacacaacatcaccgtgcagctgggtccaactacagtttcgccttccaaaacggtcagaaatctaggggtaaccattgatgatgagctaaatttcacagaccacatttcaaaaactgcaagatcttgtagatttacactctacaatatcaggaagataagacccttcctctctgtacatgccacacaactgctcgttcagtcccttgtcataactagactggactactgtaatgctctcattgcaggccttcctgcatgtgctattagacctctccaaatgatccagaatgcagcagcacgtctggtctttaatgaacctaagagagcacatgttacaccactctttgtctctctccactggctgccggttcatgcacgtattaaattcaaggccctgatgctggcatataaaacagtcactgggtctgctccagcatacctaaaaacatttatgcagagctacgttcccaccagaagcctcgcggtcggctaaggaacgtcgccttgtcgtaccaaaacaaagaggcaccaaaacactttcccggactttcagtttcatcataccacggtggtggaatgacctttccaactcaatccggaagctaactcactctctatcttcaaaaagcggctaaaaacacatcttttccaaaagcacttaaccggtcaataataataaaaaaaaaaaaaaaatatatatatatttacatttcttgttgcacttaaatctgttttgtatactattatgatgatagtaaaactttgtaatatggcactttttgtaccactgtctccctaagatgattcgctgatgttcttcctcttttgtaagtcgctttggataaaagcgtctgccaaatgaataaatgtaaatgtaatgtaaatgtaaatgtacaaactCCAGGTTCCTAAGTCCAAACTCCGTACTGTGGGAGATAGGGCCTTCCAGGTAACTGCGCCTCGAATGTGGAATGCTCTCCCTAATCACCTAAGGGCGCCACAGTCTAtagaggtttttaaaaataaattaaagacccACTTATTTTTAACTGCTTTTTCTTAAAACATATCCTGTTTTTGTTGTCACCAAttgttcttaattttgttattaagtgtttcaatctatttttatttatttatttatttatttttacctgtgcacttgtagcactttgagatatgttccttcatgtgtaaagtgcattacaaataaaatttattattattattattattattattattattatcttacaGTATGTAATATTAATCAAAGTTTTCAACTAGGCACTACCAGCTGTGAACTTCAATGCACCTCCGATGTTTAACTGTTAATATTTAAGATTAGAACATGTGTTATGCTTCCAGTAtatcaaaattaatttaatattgtgaGAGTAatgttaaatatacaaatataaatatataagtcaGAATAGAAAGAGCACTTGATGTCctataaaaatatgtttaacaAACATATATGGCATGCTaaacggtaaaaaaaaaaaaggtcacagACAAAAGGTAATGATTTGCTTTTGAAATCTAGTATTAACAGGATGATGGTTTCAGGGCACAGATGACGTCAATGTTTGAGCAGGTGGCAGATATGATGTTACAAATATTGTCAGAGCAGTTATGTTCATCTTTGAACCATTAGAGAGAGTTGACTAGcacaatacatttacagtgtCAGAAAGTGTTTCTACTGATTTTGCTGGCTCATTTCTCTGTTTTTAAAGGTTCACAGCCTGCACCCATCAAAACAAAATAACTAGAGGCTGATGGGTTTGGCTTTTATCCTCACTTACTGTCATCACTCTAGAACAATATCATATTTACACCAAGCCACATTAACTTAGAGACTGaaaaacttaaaacaacaaaTATCTTGCTAGCCAGAGCACCTTCCTTTTGTCCTATACTGTACAACAATACTGTGGTGTAAAAT
Proteins encoded in this window:
- the LOC127646829 gene encoding uncharacterized protein LOC127646829 isoform X2 → MSSSLITHAFKHIPVICCRPFTRYRCKTKRNPHNLRPLCTSTPAPLSFSVGLWNCQSAVNKAAFIPAFATQSTLSILALTETWIRPEDTATPAALSNNFSFSHTPRHTGQLTSFLEELDVLLSSLPEDGRPLVVLGDFNIHQDKPQAIELNTLLASFDLERLHTTATHRPARTTPPSPWLSDILREHRTVLRAAERRWRKSKDPADLAQRHHSDRSNRCLSGRHLGLDEGTPPSTQPCQDRTPCLSSQPCC
- the LOC127646829 gene encoding uncharacterized protein LOC127646829 isoform X1; this translates as MSSSLITHAFKHIPVICCRPFTRYRCKTKRNPHNLRPLCTSTPAPLSFSVGLWNCQSAVNKAAFIPAFATQSTLSILALTETWIRPEDTATPAALSNNFSFSHTPRHTGRGGGTGQLTSFLEELDVLLSSLPEDGRPLVVLGDFNIHQDKPQAIELNTLLASFDLERLHTTATHRPARTTPPSPWLSDILREHRTVLRAAERRWRKSKDPADLAQRHHSDRSNRCLSGRHLGLDEGTPPSTQPCQDRTPCLSSQPCC
- the LOC127646829 gene encoding uncharacterized protein LOC127646829 isoform X3, whose translation is MSSSLITHAFKHIPVICCRPFTRYRCKTKRNPHNLRPLCTSTPAPLSFSVGLWNCQSAVNKAAFIPAFATQSTLSILALTETWIRPEDTATPAALSNNFSFSHTPRHTGRGGGTGQLTSFLEELDVLLSSLPEDGRPLVVLGDFNIHQDKPQAIELNTLLASFDLERLHTTATHRSGNQLDLIFTHQHGLHHPAPGCLTSFVNIGLFSGQLRGDGGNLKIQLI